The following are from one region of the Euwallacea similis isolate ESF13 chromosome 31, ESF131.1, whole genome shotgun sequence genome:
- the LOC136417984 gene encoding uncharacterized protein — protein MSSSKISEVKNLIISDKVVIFSKTTCPYCKLAKEVFDKLKEKYTVVELDKRDDGDEIQSILGDITGAKTVPRVFVKGNCVGGGSDVKSLFENGKLQTLVAA, from the exons ATGTCATCCTCAAAGATCtctgaagtaaaaaatttgattatcaGCGATAAGGtggttatattttcaaaaacaacctGTCCATATTGCAAATTGGCCAAAGAG GTATTTGACAAACTAAAAGAGAAATATACAGTAGTAGAGCTTGACAAGAGAGATGATGGAGATGAAATTCAAAGCATTCTTGGTGACATCACTGGTGCAAAAACT GTTCCAAGAGTATTTGTAAAAGGAAATTGTGTGGGCGGAGGATCCGATGTGAAAAGCCTctttgaaaatggaaaacttcAAACATTGGTGGCTGCATAA